A genomic region of Lodderomyces elongisporus chromosome 5, complete sequence contains the following coding sequences:
- a CDS encoding uncharacterized protein (MEROPS:MER0002104), translated as MSNHHHYERLDSGSRSGSQSGSGSSTLRTTTNLDLPAHPPQYKDIGNGNGFDNDNNIDSALYHASASLDSDPTGLPGSSPSSSSSSRMLQFEIDEPQPEQTFINRAQSFSKKFANNFQTRILHPVSKMIDPIYEGYKFLQLHYEKSILKLGNPLVVKRLLYVLIMMLVIFGISRYTANEYFSGPASSGGAFSSGQYDLTEKIMAEVAEMIDAKSMKEHLEYFSSVPHISGSKGDLLLAKYTELFMKTNGLQNVGLNEFSTFLNYPSSENTYIRSLDGSFTAKLYEKDNQGMESLAYNQNVLNNVEVIKTQYVYANYGSHQDFENLQKHGVDINGKIVLVKYGGSTPEPKKIFFAQQHSAKAVIFITPQVEPTGDAIQKESIAFTRLVTGDSQGFGWPTNEDGYVTKLSWEMSEIVPKIVSIPISWRDGEKLIKKLADGYKFDDGFSGTGKNGEDSFTLEMKVDNIDRPHHPIWNVMGSINGRGIGEQGVIIGAQRDAACYGTIGSSTGMAAFLELIKILTTLQRKYQWAPSRPIYFISFDATDYNLAGSTKWIESRKDALRQDGFLYIDMSDLVSGDELQVNMHSSMKKIVHDALKKVSTGGESLLKVIENQKKPNLENNFSETKNYMPFINLVKIPALEVKYKGKTYPKNSCYDDFENFEKSNIDKSMSKHSQLVELLSYIILDFVETPIAPYDYVPS; from the coding sequence ATGCTGaaccatcatcattatgAGCGGCTAGACTCTGGGTCACGGTCAGGATCACAATCAGGATCGGGGTCTAGTACTTTGCGAACTACTACAAATTTAGACTTGCCAGCACATCCGCCACAGTACAAGGACATCGGCAACGGCAACGGCTTTGATAACGATAACAACATTGATTCAGCTTTATACCATGCATCGGCATCTTTAGATTCTGATCCCACAGGCTTACCAGGCtcctctccttcttcttcttcttcttcgcgCATGCTACAGTTTGAGATAGACGAACCGCAACCTGAACAAACATTCATTAATCGAGCACaatcattttcaaaaaagttTGCCAATAATTTCCAAACACGAATACTACATCCCGTGAGCAAAATGATCGACCCCATATACGAAGGATACAAGTTTTTGCAACTACATTATGAAAAGCTGATTCTCAAGTTGGGTAACCCTTTGGTTGTGAAACGTTTATTGTACGTTTTGATAATGATGTTGGTTATCTTTGGAATATCAAGATATACCGCTAATGAGTACTTTAGTGGACCTGCAAGTAGTGGTGGAGCATTTTCAAGTGGACAGTATGATCTCACAGAGAAAATAATGGCCGAAGTTGCCGAGATGATTGACGCAAAATCGATGAAAGAACATCTCGAGTATTTCTCATCTGTCCCCCACATCAGTGGCTCAAAGGGCGATCTACTATTGGCAAAATATACAGAATTGTTTATGAAAACAAATGGTCTCCAAAACGTGGGACTAAATGAGTTTAGTACATTTCTCAATTATCCCAGTTCCGAAAACACCTATATAAGACTGTTGGATGGCTCTTTTACAGCTAAATTGTACGAAAAAGATAATCAAGGCATGGAGTCCTTAGCCTACAACCAAAACGTTTTGAACAATGTCGAAGTAATCAAGACTCAATATGTCTATGCTAATTACGGTTCTCATCAGgactttgaaaatttgcaaaaacatGGTGTTGATATCAATGGGAAAATCGTGTTGGTAAAATATGGCGGATCCACACCAGAGCCAAAAAAGATATTCTTTGCCCAACAGCACTCAGCAAAAGCTGTTATTTTTATAACACCGCAAGTGGAACCTACTGGTGATGCGATACAGAAGGAAAGCATTGCTTTTACTCGATTGGTCACGGGCGACTCACAAGGCTTTGGGTGGCCAACAAATGAAGATGGGTATGTGACCAAGTTATCATGGGAGATGTCGGAAATTGTGCCAAAAATAGTCTCAATTCCAATATCTTGGAGAGATGGAGAGAAATTGATAAAGAAGCTAGCAGATGGCTATAAATTCGATGATGGATTTAGCGGTACTGGAAAGAACGGCGAGGATTCATTTACACTTGAGATGAAAGTGGACAACATCGATAGACCACACCATCCGATATGGAATGTAATGGGCTCGATAAATGGAAGAGGAATAGGCGAGCAAGGTGTTATTATCGGGGCACAACGAGATGCAGCTTGCTATGGAACAATTGGAAGCAGCACCGGGATGGCTGCTTTCCTTGAGCTTATTAAAATCTTGACTACATTGCAGCGGAAATACCAATGGGCACCATCAAGACcaatttatttcatttcctttgACGCAACAGACTATAATCTTGCCGGTTCCACAAAATGGATTGAGAGTCGGAAAGATGCATTGAGGCAAGATGGATTCTTATATATCGACATGAGTGATTTGGTCTCCGGAGATGAACTACAGGTCAATATGCATTCATCTATGAAGAAAATAGTACACGATGCCTTGAAAAAAGTCAGCACAGGAGGCGAATCGCTTTTAAAGGTTATTGAGAATCAGAAGAAGCCAAATCTTGAAAATAATTTTCTGGAGACGAAAAATTATATGCCATTTATTAATCTTGTCAAAATACCTGCTTTGGAAGTCAAATATAAAGGCAAAACGTACCCAAAGAACTCGTGTTACGACGATTTTGAGAACTTTGAAAAGTCAAACATCGACAAGCTGATGCTGAAGCATTCTCAATTGGTTGAATTGTTATCCTACATCATTCTAGATTTTGTCGAAACACCTATAGCGCCATATGATTACGTCCCACTGTAA